In a genomic window of Sphingomonas koreensis:
- a CDS encoding class I SAM-dependent methyltransferase, with amino-acid sequence MTASIDEAKHHAFIGKMLGDLGGAMSVPTVRIGLRLGLFEALTQGAATAVELAVRAGGLHERYVREWALAQAANGYIGFDPAPQRFDISPEQAMVFVNPDSPVYLAGAFELIAAMIEAEPKVEACFRHGTGVRWGDHAGCLFCATGAFFRPGYVNNIVQAWIPALNGVEAKLRSGAKVADVGCGVGFSTLLMAEAYTESEFTGYDFHAPSIEEARRHAQAHGLSDRVRFEVATAKDIPDSGFDLVTMYDCLHDMGDPRGCAAHMRGILAPGGTWMIVEPIAGDSPEQNFNPVGRLYYNASTMICVPTSLDQEVGEGLGAQAGEARLAQIVRDAGFGEVRRATEGPFNMVLEAA; translated from the coding sequence ATGACTGCATCGATCGACGAAGCAAAACACCACGCGTTCATTGGCAAGATGCTCGGCGATCTGGGCGGCGCCATGTCCGTCCCGACCGTGCGCATCGGCCTGCGGCTGGGGTTGTTCGAGGCACTGACTCAGGGAGCCGCCACCGCGGTCGAGCTTGCGGTTCGTGCAGGCGGGCTGCACGAGCGCTATGTCCGCGAATGGGCGCTGGCGCAGGCTGCCAACGGCTATATCGGTTTCGACCCGGCGCCCCAGCGCTTCGACATCTCGCCCGAGCAGGCGATGGTCTTCGTCAATCCGGACAGCCCGGTCTATCTCGCCGGCGCGTTCGAGCTGATCGCCGCGATGATCGAGGCGGAGCCGAAGGTCGAGGCGTGCTTCCGCCACGGCACCGGCGTACGCTGGGGCGATCATGCCGGCTGCCTGTTCTGCGCGACCGGCGCCTTCTTCCGCCCGGGCTATGTCAACAATATCGTCCAGGCGTGGATCCCCGCGCTGAATGGCGTCGAGGCCAAGCTGCGGAGCGGCGCGAAGGTCGCGGACGTGGGCTGCGGTGTCGGCTTCTCCACCTTGCTGATGGCGGAGGCGTATACGGAGAGCGAGTTCACCGGCTACGATTTCCACGCCCCGTCGATCGAGGAAGCGCGCCGTCACGCGCAGGCGCATGGTCTGAGCGATCGGGTGCGCTTCGAGGTCGCCACGGCAAAGGACATACCGGACAGCGGCTTCGATCTCGTGACCATGTATGATTGCCTGCACGACATGGGCGATCCGCGCGGGTGCGCGGCGCATATGCGCGGCATCCTTGCGCCCGGCGGCACCTGGATGATCGTCGAGCCGATCGCCGGGGACAGTCCCGAGCAGAATTTCAACCCGGTCGGGCGGCTCTACTACAACGCATCGACGATGATCTGCGTCCCGACCTCGCTCGATCAGGAAGTCGGCGAGGGGCTGGGTGCGCAGGCGGGCGAAGCCAGGCTTGCTCAGATCGTCCGCGACGCGGGGTTCGGAGAGGTCCGGCGAGCGACCGAAGGGCCGTTCAACATGGTGCTCGAAGCCGCCTGA
- a CDS encoding SPFH domain-containing protein, whose amino-acid sequence MELTVGAFFVGMLLVLLYLFSSIKIVRQGYEYTIEHFGRFTAVAKPGFNLYPAFFYRVGRRVNMMEQVIDIPGQEIITKDNAMISTDGVVFFQVLDAAKAAYEVSDLYVALLQLTTTNLRTVMGSMDLDETLSKRDEINARLLSVVDHATTPWGVKITRVEIKDIRPPADIVNAMGRQMKAEREKRANILEAEGSRASEILRAEGQKQARILEAEGRKESAFRDAEARERAAEAEAKATELVSQAVESGSAASLNYFIAQKYVEAVGKFATSPNAKTILFPVEATQLIGTLGGIGELARDALGKIDAPAVPPAAPARTRQSPFVQKEGE is encoded by the coding sequence ATGGAACTGACGGTTGGCGCCTTCTTCGTCGGCATGCTGCTGGTACTGCTCTACCTCTTCTCCAGCATCAAGATCGTCCGGCAAGGCTATGAATATACGATCGAGCATTTCGGTCGTTTCACCGCCGTGGCGAAGCCCGGATTCAATCTCTACCCCGCCTTCTTCTACCGGGTCGGCCGCCGGGTGAACATGATGGAGCAGGTGATCGACATTCCGGGTCAGGAGATCATCACCAAGGACAATGCCATGATCTCGACCGATGGCGTGGTGTTCTTCCAGGTGCTGGACGCGGCCAAGGCGGCCTATGAGGTGTCGGACCTCTATGTCGCGCTGCTCCAGCTGACCACGACCAACCTGCGCACGGTGATGGGCTCGATGGACCTCGACGAGACGCTGTCGAAGCGCGACGAGATCAACGCGCGGCTGCTGTCGGTAGTCGATCACGCGACCACGCCCTGGGGCGTCAAGATCACCCGCGTCGAGATCAAGGACATCCGCCCGCCTGCCGACATCGTCAACGCAATGGGCCGCCAGATGAAGGCCGAGCGCGAGAAGCGCGCCAACATCCTCGAGGCCGAAGGCTCGCGCGCGTCGGAGATCCTGCGCGCCGAGGGCCAGAAGCAGGCCCGCATCCTCGAGGCCGAGGGTCGCAAGGAATCGGCCTTCCGCGACGCCGAGGCCCGCGAACGCGCGGCGGAAGCCGAGGCCAAGGCGACCGAGCTGGTGTCGCAGGCGGTCGAGTCCGGCTCCGCCGCGTCGCTCAACTACTTCATCGCGCAGAAATATGTCGAAGCGGTCGGCAAGTTCGCCACCTCGCCCAACGCCAAGACGATCCTGTTCCCGGTCGAGGCAACGCAGCTGATCGGCACGCTGGGCGGGATCGGCGAGCTGGCGAGGGACGCGCTCGGCAAGATCGATGCCCCCGCCGTGCCGCCGGCTGCTCCGGCCCGTACGCGCCAGTCGCCCTTCGTGCAGAAGGAGGGTGAATGA
- a CDS encoding SRPBCC family protein — MTSPLVKPDPKLDLVLERDIDVPVELVWEAWTDPESIRQWFVPKPWVITECEVDLRPGGVFRSVMRSPEGEEFPNIGCYLDIVPMQRLIFTDTLLPGFRPSPKPFFTAGLYLEPNGKGGTRYTAMAIHGSEETRQTHEQMGFHDGWGTVVDQMVAHIKASLN, encoded by the coding sequence ATGACTTCCCCGCTCGTGAAACCCGACCCCAAGCTCGACCTGGTGCTGGAACGCGATATCGACGTGCCTGTCGAGCTCGTCTGGGAAGCCTGGACCGACCCCGAGAGCATCAGGCAGTGGTTCGTCCCCAAGCCCTGGGTGATCACCGAATGCGAGGTCGATCTGCGTCCGGGCGGCGTGTTCCGCTCGGTGATGCGTTCGCCCGAGGGGGAGGAGTTCCCCAATATCGGCTGCTATCTCGATATCGTCCCGATGCAGCGGCTGATCTTTACCGACACGCTGCTGCCCGGCTTCCGCCCGTCGCCGAAGCCGTTTTTCACCGCGGGCCTCTATCTTGAGCCGAACGGCAAGGGCGGCACCCGCTACACCGCGATGGCGATCCACGGCAGCGAGGAGACGCGCCAGACGCATGAGCAGATGGGCTTCCACGATGGCTGGGGCACGGTGGTCGATCAGATGGTCGCGCACATCAAGGCGTCGCTCAACTAA
- a CDS encoding ArsR/SmtB family transcription factor, whose protein sequence is MFPALGQGNAGAPPPAAIDGVFRALADPKRRDVLERLNAGPASVSDLAAPYRMALPSFVEHLKMLEGAGLVRSQKAGRVRTYELVPEQLLVVDDWLRRQRTLWEGRLDRLDAYLLAKKKERPE, encoded by the coding sequence ATGTTCCCGGCACTGGGGCAGGGCAATGCAGGTGCACCGCCACCGGCGGCGATCGACGGCGTGTTTCGCGCGCTCGCCGATCCCAAACGGCGTGACGTTCTCGAACGGCTCAACGCCGGGCCGGCATCGGTCAGCGATCTCGCCGCACCCTATCGCATGGCGCTCCCGTCGTTCGTCGAGCATCTGAAGATGCTCGAGGGCGCCGGGCTGGTGCGGTCACAAAAGGCCGGGCGGGTGCGGACCTATGAGCTGGTGCCCGAACAATTGCTGGTCGTCGACGATTGGCTGCGCCGTCAACGGACCTTGTGGGAGGGCCGGCTCGACCGGCTCGACGCCTATCTGCTCGCAAAGAAGAAGGAGAGACCCGAATGA
- a CDS encoding NfeD family protein — MNWSEQGGFIWLILAAVLAIAELMLPGVYLTFIAMGAAVTGVLALIFPELGPVGQLVSFAAWSTVFVLVGKRWYGANPVPSSDPDLNNRAARMIGQTVTVVEAIEGGTGRVRVGDGEWPAEGPDLAAGAKARIASVRGGVVVVEAVKAIEG, encoded by the coding sequence ATGAACTGGAGCGAACAGGGCGGCTTCATCTGGCTGATCCTCGCCGCGGTGCTGGCGATCGCCGAACTGATGCTGCCGGGCGTCTACCTGACCTTCATTGCGATGGGTGCGGCGGTTACCGGCGTGCTGGCGCTGATCTTCCCCGAACTGGGGCCGGTGGGGCAATTGGTGAGCTTCGCCGCCTGGTCGACGGTGTTCGTGCTGGTCGGCAAGCGCTGGTATGGCGCAAACCCGGTGCCGAGCAGCGATCCCGATCTCAACAATCGCGCTGCACGCATGATCGGCCAGACGGTGACGGTGGTAGAGGCGATCGAGGGCGGCACCGGCCGGGTGCGCGTCGGCGACGGCGAATGGCCGGCGGAGGGTCCTGACCTTGCGGCCGGCGCCAAGGCGCGGATCGCGAGCGTGCGCGGCGGCGTCGTGGTGGTCGAGGCGGTGAAGGCGATCGAGGGATGA
- a CDS encoding DUF5694 domain-containing protein, translating to MAREEYRPSFHPDRLKGPPAGKPNEVLTLGSPHLSEFGETFRPEMLAPLIERLAGWRPAIIAIERVSGLQCDALRRYPSRYASTLKSYCPDPIAAAKATGLDVPAANAEAERLLAAWPASPSPSQRRHLAAVFLAAGETPSALVQWLRLPAGEQREGDGLSADLVALLNRQKERRNEINLIAAPLAARLGHERLWSVDDHSADRPDPADPKAYGEALQRAWDNPATKARLAEDKALRAGLAQPDGILKMYRVYNAPQAPLLAYQSDFGAALSEPSGQAFGRSYVGYWETRNLRMVANIRDVLGQHTGSRLLAIVGASHKGYYEAYLNQMHDVKLTDANSLLR from the coding sequence ATGGCGCGGGAGGAATACCGTCCGTCATTCCATCCCGATCGGCTGAAGGGCCCGCCCGCCGGCAAGCCGAACGAGGTGCTGACGCTCGGGTCTCCCCATCTTTCCGAGTTTGGCGAGACTTTCCGCCCGGAGATGCTTGCGCCGCTCATCGAACGCCTCGCGGGATGGCGTCCGGCAATCATCGCGATCGAACGGGTATCGGGGCTCCAATGCGACGCGTTGCGCCGCTATCCCAGCCGCTACGCGTCGACCCTCAAAAGCTATTGTCCGGACCCGATCGCCGCAGCCAAGGCTACCGGGCTCGACGTCCCAGCCGCCAATGCCGAGGCCGAGCGCCTGCTGGCGGCGTGGCCCGCGAGTCCTTCCCCTTCTCAGCGACGGCATCTGGCGGCGGTCTTCCTCGCCGCCGGTGAAACGCCTTCGGCCCTGGTGCAATGGCTTCGCCTGCCCGCAGGCGAACAGCGCGAAGGCGACGGGCTGAGCGCCGATCTGGTCGCGCTGCTGAACAGGCAGAAGGAGCGGCGCAACGAGATCAACCTGATCGCCGCACCGCTTGCCGCACGCCTCGGCCACGAACGCCTGTGGAGTGTCGATGATCATTCCGCCGATCGTCCCGATCCTGCCGACCCGAAAGCCTATGGCGAGGCGCTCCAGCGCGCCTGGGACAATCCCGCCACAAAGGCCCGGCTTGCGGAGGACAAGGCGTTGCGGGCCGGCCTGGCGCAGCCCGACGGGATCCTGAAGATGTACCGCGTGTACAATGCGCCGCAGGCCCCTCTCCTTGCCTACCAGTCCGATTTCGGAGCAGCGCTCAGCGAGCCGTCAGGGCAAGCCTTCGGGCGAAGCTATGTCGGCTATTGGGAAACCCGGAACCTGCGCATGGTCGCCAATATCCGTGACGTGCTGGGGCAGCATACCGGATCGCGCCTGCTCGCGATTGTCGGTGCCTCGCACAAGGGATATTACGAAGCCTATCTCAATCAGATGCACGACGTGAAGTTGACCGATGCGAACAGCTTGCTTCGATAA
- the chrA gene encoding chromate efflux transporter has product MRPAPVSLGEAAKVWARIAALSFGGPAGQIAVMHRILVDEKRWIGEQRFIHALNFCMLLPGPEAQQLATYIGWLLHKRIGGLIAGSLFILPGALAIMALSWIYVLYGNTGLIAGLFLGLKAAVLAIVLQAVIRIGGRALRTAEAKLLAGAAFVLIFFLAVPFPLIVLGAALIGWLAGRAGSGAFKGGGHGGAGDGVADAETLLGEGLPDHARPRWQGVVFDVSLWLALWLLPIAALLIALGPDHVFSQIAIFFAKMALVTFGGAYAVLAYVAQQAVEHYGWLRPSEMLDGLGMAETTPGPLIMVLQFVGFLGAYRDPGLLAPLWAGTLGGLIATWVTFAPCFLWIFLGAPFIERMRGNAALAGALSAITAAVVGVVLNLVLWFAIHAVFRQVVPVEAGPIRFDMPVMTSIDPWTAALTAVAIVAVFRFRLGTFTILAAAAAIGIALRIAGLA; this is encoded by the coding sequence ATGAGGCCCGCACCGGTGTCGCTGGGCGAGGCGGCGAAGGTGTGGGCGCGGATCGCCGCGCTCTCGTTCGGCGGTCCTGCGGGCCAGATCGCGGTGATGCATCGCATCCTGGTGGACGAGAAGCGCTGGATCGGCGAGCAGAGGTTTATCCACGCGCTCAATTTCTGCATGCTGCTGCCCGGCCCCGAGGCGCAGCAGCTCGCCACCTATATCGGCTGGCTGCTTCACAAGCGGATCGGTGGGCTCATCGCCGGGTCATTGTTCATCCTGCCCGGGGCGCTGGCGATCATGGCGCTGAGCTGGATCTATGTCCTCTATGGCAACACCGGGCTGATCGCGGGGCTGTTCCTGGGATTGAAGGCGGCGGTGCTTGCGATCGTGCTGCAGGCGGTGATCCGGATCGGGGGGCGGGCGCTGCGGACAGCTGAAGCAAAGCTGCTGGCCGGGGCGGCGTTCGTGCTGATCTTCTTCCTCGCTGTGCCGTTTCCGCTCATCGTGCTCGGCGCTGCCCTGATCGGCTGGCTGGCAGGGCGTGCGGGCAGCGGCGCGTTCAAGGGGGGCGGGCATGGCGGAGCCGGCGACGGCGTCGCCGATGCGGAGACGCTGCTGGGAGAGGGGCTGCCCGATCACGCCCGGCCGCGCTGGCAGGGCGTCGTCTTCGACGTGAGCCTGTGGCTCGCGCTCTGGCTGCTCCCGATCGCCGCACTGCTGATCGCGCTCGGCCCCGATCATGTATTCAGCCAGATCGCGATCTTCTTCGCCAAGATGGCGTTGGTGACATTCGGTGGCGCCTATGCGGTGCTCGCCTATGTCGCGCAGCAGGCGGTCGAGCATTATGGCTGGCTCCGCCCCTCGGAAATGCTCGACGGGCTCGGTATGGCGGAGACGACGCCGGGGCCGCTGATCATGGTGCTGCAGTTCGTCGGCTTCCTTGGTGCCTATCGCGATCCGGGCCTGCTCGCGCCACTCTGGGCGGGGACGCTTGGCGGACTGATCGCGACCTGGGTAACCTTCGCGCCCTGCTTCCTGTGGATCTTCCTCGGCGCGCCGTTCATCGAGCGGATGCGCGGAAATGCGGCACTCGCTGGGGCGCTTTCGGCGATCACTGCGGCGGTGGTGGGGGTGGTGCTCAACCTTGTGCTGTGGTTCGCGATCCATGCCGTGTTCCGCCAGGTCGTGCCGGTGGAGGCGGGACCGATCCGGTTCGACATGCCGGTAATGACGAGCATCGATCCGTGGACGGCTGCGCTCACGGCCGTCGCAATCGTTGCGGTGTTCCGATTCAGGCTGGGCACCTTCACCATACTCGCGGCGGCCGCCGCGATCGGAATCGCGCTGCGTATTGCCGGGCTTGCCTGA
- the catB gene encoding type B chloramphenicol O-acetyltransferase, with amino-acid sequence MSNYFESPFKGIPLDRQVTHLNIRVGRYSYYSGYYHGHSFDDCARFLLPDPDADKLIVGNFCSIGSGAAFIMAGNQGHRNEWGSTFPFHFYPDAPEFAEAANGYLPAGDTVIGHDVWIGSEAIVMPGVRIGHGAVIGTRALVTRDVEPYAIVGGNPARELRKRFDERRIALLLEMAWWDWPDGRLRAAIPLLTSGEIEALHSFWLSCHET; translated from the coding sequence ATGAGCAACTATTTCGAGAGCCCGTTCAAGGGCATTCCCCTCGACCGTCAGGTCACCCACCTCAATATCCGGGTCGGGCGCTACAGCTATTATTCGGGCTATTATCACGGCCACAGCTTCGACGATTGCGCCCGCTTCCTGTTGCCCGACCCCGACGCCGACAAGCTGATTGTCGGCAACTTCTGCTCGATCGGCTCCGGCGCGGCCTTCATCATGGCGGGCAATCAGGGACACCGGAACGAATGGGGCAGCACCTTCCCGTTCCATTTCTACCCCGATGCGCCCGAGTTCGCGGAGGCCGCCAACGGCTATCTGCCCGCGGGCGATACGGTGATCGGGCACGATGTGTGGATCGGGTCGGAGGCGATCGTCATGCCCGGCGTGCGTATCGGCCATGGCGCCGTGATCGGCACGCGTGCGCTGGTGACCCGCGACGTTGAACCCTATGCGATCGTCGGCGGCAATCCGGCACGTGAGCTGCGCAAGCGGTTCGACGAGCGGCGGATTGCCCTGCTGCTCGAAATGGCGTGGTGGGACTGGCCAGATGGCAGGCTGCGTGCCGCAATCCCGCTGCTGACGAGCGGCGAGATCGAGGCGTTGCACAGCTTCTGGCTGAGCTGTCACGAGACCTGA
- a CDS encoding DUF998 domain-containing protein, with product MTDTDMGRWLLFAGVAAGLLFFIVPTIEIFRRPAFDIGRHAISMLSLGEGGWKMKAVFIVSGLLTFACAAGMFRALGGGWAGYAMLLLIGAHGVGLVMAGIYDAPAGLGFPAGTPLDQQPDMTARATVLHSVAFMLAYAGLVLACFALGTHFLLTEQLVPGVGSLVVGLALPAIIGIGMASVIPPGIAFYWGGMLGWLWVGATALHLAKVG from the coding sequence ATGACGGATACCGATATGGGGCGGTGGCTCCTGTTCGCGGGCGTGGCAGCGGGGCTGCTGTTCTTCATCGTCCCGACGATCGAGATCTTCCGCCGCCCCGCCTTTGACATCGGGCGGCATGCGATCAGCATGCTGAGCCTGGGCGAGGGCGGGTGGAAGATGAAGGCGGTGTTTATCGTCTCGGGCCTCCTCACCTTTGCCTGCGCGGCCGGAATGTTCAGGGCGCTGGGAGGCGGCTGGGCGGGCTATGCCATGCTGCTGCTGATCGGTGCCCATGGTGTGGGGCTGGTGATGGCGGGTATCTACGACGCGCCGGCGGGTCTCGGCTTTCCCGCCGGCACGCCGCTCGACCAGCAGCCGGATATGACGGCGCGCGCTACGGTGCTGCACAGCGTTGCGTTCATGCTCGCCTATGCCGGGCTGGTCCTCGCCTGCTTCGCGCTCGGCACGCATTTCCTGCTGACCGAGCAGCTGGTACCCGGCGTGGGATCGCTTGTCGTCGGGCTCGCACTGCCTGCGATCATCGGGATCGGCATGGCGAGCGTGATCCCGCCGGGGATCGCCTTCTACTGGGGCGGGATGTTGGGTTGGCTGTGGGTCGGCGCGACCGCGCTGCACCTTGCCAAGGTGGGTTAG
- a CDS encoding DUF885 domain-containing protein: MRTTRRQFLATTATLAAMPALPAFARGQTAAPGDAAAEALLAAAAEQLLQNGPEGATSLGIDKGERAHLRSKLEDRSIAGKARVAEGLRKRVAELKALDAKALSPVMRTNVDSVRTSFEIALDGMAFPYGDVAVGGWRNSPYVVVQNVGGYLDIPRFLDTEHKVDNATDAASWLTRFDQYAALLDGETERLKIAYDKGVVAPDFLLDKCLRQIALTRGTDAGKWELVTSFATKRAVTGDQATAAAKIAAGKIAPALDRQIQELKRHRARATSDAGVWKFPDGEAYYAWALRAGTTTTMTPDEVHRTGQEELKALQAEMDVILKKQGFTKGTVGERMTALGKDPRFLFPDNDAGRAEILKFMTDRIMDMRSRMPRAFHTLVPGNVEVKRLPLAEEPGAPGAYGGAGSIDGTVPGKVWLNLRTTALHSRFSLPTLAYHEGIPGHVWQGEYTFKLPLVRSLLSFNAYTEGWALYAEQLGAELGAYDEDPIGRLGYLQSLAFRACRLVVDTGLHAKRWTRSQAIEWFATANGSSVEEVSGEVDRYCSWPGQACGYKLGHTEINTLRAKAKTALGPRYDFKAFNDAVVLGGSVPLTVLESVIDRHIAARKA; encoded by the coding sequence ATGCGCACCACCCGTCGCCAGTTCCTCGCCACCACCGCCACGCTAGCGGCGATGCCCGCCCTTCCCGCCTTTGCCCGCGGTCAGACCGCGGCACCCGGCGATGCGGCGGCGGAGGCGCTGCTGGCCGCGGCGGCCGAACAGCTGCTGCAGAACGGACCGGAAGGCGCCACCAGCCTTGGCATCGACAAGGGCGAGCGCGCGCATCTGCGCTCCAAGCTCGAGGATCGCAGCATCGCGGGCAAGGCGCGGGTTGCCGAAGGGCTGCGCAAGCGCGTCGCGGAGCTCAAGGCGCTCGACGCCAAGGCGCTCAGCCCGGTGATGCGCACCAACGTCGATTCCGTCCGCACCTCGTTCGAGATCGCGCTCGACGGCATGGCCTTCCCCTATGGCGACGTCGCGGTCGGCGGCTGGCGCAATTCGCCCTATGTCGTCGTGCAGAATGTCGGCGGCTATCTCGACATCCCGCGCTTCCTCGACACCGAGCACAAGGTCGATAACGCGACCGACGCGGCGAGCTGGCTCACGCGGTTCGATCAGTATGCTGCGCTGCTCGACGGCGAGACCGAACGGCTCAAAATCGCCTATGACAAGGGCGTGGTCGCGCCCGACTTCCTGCTCGACAAGTGCCTGCGCCAGATCGCGCTGACCCGCGGCACCGATGCCGGCAAATGGGAGCTGGTGACCAGCTTCGCGACCAAGCGCGCCGTTACCGGCGATCAGGCGACCGCAGCGGCGAAGATTGCGGCGGGCAAGATCGCGCCCGCGCTTGACCGCCAGATCCAGGAACTGAAGCGCCATCGCGCCAGGGCGACGTCGGACGCGGGCGTGTGGAAGTTCCCGGACGGCGAGGCTTATTACGCCTGGGCACTGCGTGCGGGCACCACGACGACGATGACGCCGGACGAGGTCCACCGCACCGGCCAGGAGGAGCTGAAGGCGCTTCAGGCCGAGATGGACGTGATCCTGAAAAAGCAGGGCTTCACCAAGGGCACGGTCGGCGAACGCATGACCGCGCTGGGCAAGGACCCGCGCTTCCTGTTCCCCGACAACGACGCGGGCCGCGCCGAGATCCTGAAGTTCATGACCGACCGGATCATGGACATGCGCAGCCGGATGCCGCGCGCCTTCCACACGCTTGTCCCCGGCAATGTCGAGGTGAAGCGACTGCCGCTGGCCGAGGAGCCGGGCGCGCCGGGCGCCTATGGTGGCGCCGGATCGATCGACGGCACCGTGCCGGGCAAGGTGTGGCTCAACCTGCGGACCACCGCGCTCCATTCGCGCTTCAGCCTGCCCACCCTCGCCTATCATGAGGGCATTCCGGGGCATGTCTGGCAGGGCGAATATACCTTCAAGCTGCCGCTGGTGCGCTCGCTGCTGTCGTTCAACGCCTATACCGAAGGCTGGGCGCTCTACGCCGAGCAACTCGGCGCGGAGCTGGGCGCGTACGACGAAGATCCGATCGGCCGGCTCGGCTACCTCCAGTCCCTCGCCTTCCGCGCCTGTCGCCTGGTCGTGGACACCGGCCTTCATGCCAAGCGCTGGACGCGCAGCCAGGCGATCGAATGGTTCGCCACCGCCAACGGCTCCTCGGTCGAGGAAGTGTCGGGTGAGGTCGACCGCTATTGCAGCTGGCCGGGCCAGGCCTGCGGCTACAAGCTCGGCCATACCGAGATCAACACGCTGCGCGCCAAGGCAAAGACCGCACTCGGCCCGCGCTACGACTTCAAGGCGTTCAACGACGCCGTGGTGCTGGGCGGCAGCGTCCCGCTGACGGTGCTGGAAAGCGTCATCGATCGCCATATCGCGGCCCGCAAGGCCTGA
- a CDS encoding DUF3597 domain-containing protein, giving the protein MGIFSSIKNAIFGKAKAAPAPEAAPQPEAVAAQPAPQPAPEQPQEVDIEAVLVELDASDGRGLNWRTSIVDLMKLVGLESSLAERKELAQELGYTGELDGSAEMNIWLHKRVMQELAANGGKVPASMLD; this is encoded by the coding sequence ATGGGTATTTTCTCATCGATCAAGAATGCGATCTTCGGCAAAGCGAAAGCGGCGCCTGCGCCCGAAGCCGCGCCACAGCCCGAGGCGGTCGCCGCGCAGCCTGCCCCGCAGCCCGCGCCCGAGCAGCCACAGGAGGTGGATATCGAAGCGGTGCTGGTCGAGCTGGACGCTTCGGACGGCCGCGGCCTCAACTGGCGCACCTCGATCGTCGATCTGATGAAGCTGGTCGGGCTCGAGTCGAGCCTCGCCGAGCGCAAGGAGCTGGCGCAGGAGCTGGGCTATACCGGCGAACTCGACGGCAGCGCCGAGATGAACATCTGGCTGCACAAGCGCGTGATGCAGGAGCTGGCCGCGAACGGCGGCAAGGTGCCGGCGTCGATGCTCGACTGA